The genomic region ttacgAAAGTAGCAGATTAAGATCTAGATGGGCTTTGGCAATTCTAACGTGCTGCCTGCATAACCTCTCAACATCCTTGCAAAGCTCCTGAGTACCCTGCACCTTCTTCCAGAATTCCtaactttctcttttttgtatCCTGAGTTCCAACCAAATCTTTCCCTTCAGCCAGGCCGGtcttcttccctgccagctcGTGTTCTACACACAAACACTGTCTATTTAACACGAGGAACCTTCTGGAACCTTGTCAGAGCTTCCAATTGTGTAGCTCCTTCACTGCTAAAACCTtgacacacgaaccctgcacagCCAGCTCATGAGGAGAACACACACCAAGACACCACACAGCACAACAAGTGTGGAAGGAAAGGCTTAgtgagatggaagcaaagaaggctggGATGAAACACAATAAGGAGGCCATATTTCAAGCCTGGATgagctccaaagcccagaccagtCTGCAAGGGCAGTGAGGAAAGGGCTCCCGCTTCACAAAGCAAACCACATGgatgccatgggatgacctcactgatgacactCCACCTCTCCTACGCTTCAGTCGAGTCCTCTGTCCACCCTGACACGTGCTATCAATGCCAAGTTTATGGTCACTAATTCACGGACTTGAAAGCTGCCACCAGGGCCAAGTGGACACGtcctcaagacaagaacaagaaattGGAGCATTGCAGGAAGcaaaacacaccctcctcattcctggccagccTGCGGCGTCAAACAGCTGCTGGCGGCAAACTGCCGCCATGCGCAAAGGCCGTCCCGCCCCTCGGGGACCAGCATAAAAGCCTGCCCAGAGcgtctctccctcacacacttctcctgacgccttctcctccctccgcgctcaacaaggtgagcctcaacccccttcccctccttctcctgccccacctggcccctctcttccagcacactttgcccccagcctcagcagccctcacgcctccccactgccacgctccccacagccccgcaccagcctccccactccctcgccctcctgcaaaaccactcctcgcacccccacgcccctgcACTTGCTCAGCAGCCTCTTGTctattccagggcccctccacgctacacacatggcctgctacaacgcctgcggtacctggggacccaccccgctggccaacagctgcaacgagccctgttctcTGCAGTGCCAGGATTCTCGTgtcgtcatccagcctcccgccgtgctggtcaccctgccaggacccatcctcacctcccacccccagagcaccgccgttgGATCCTCCTCATcagctgccgtgggcaacgaactcggcgcccagggagttgccatcaactccggcgccttcggctaTGGCAACGGCTATGGCTTTGGAGGCATAGGCGGCTTTGGCGACAGAAGAGGCCGCTACATCTGCTAAAGGCCCTCGCCGCCACCCCGATGCCAACCACACACACGCTGGAAGCCAAGCCACGGATTGAGGACACGCACCTCTAGGACCTTGCAGGCACATGCACCTGCTGTCCATGTCTCCTCCTCTTAGGACACCAAGAAAAGAAGCAGGGAAGGGGCCAAACTGGGCTGCCTTCATCCCTGGCTGAggtccttctcctcttctcccaccTCTTCCTTTGCACCTTACATTTGCTCTCTTCCACTTGGTACTCCTACCTTTGCACTCTTTTTGGTCCTCAATAAAGTTCTCttcatcccagcctgagacgcctcctcttgctttcttctgccgTGGTTCATCCAGTCTGACTGAGCAAGAAAGCAGGGCTCAAGGGGTGTGGGCACCAATGACAAGAGTCTCATTCCTTTGTCCTTGTTCTCTTTGGCTTGAGTATTTAGACACACTGGTGATATCTACCTATGCTGCCTTGTCTCCTGACTtaaaacctcatctacacgtcttttaattacctccagggatggtgactccaccatttccctgagcaccctgttccaatgcctgacaaccctttctgggagacatttttttcaatatccagtctaaacccccAATGGCACTATTGAAACCGTTTCTTGACCTCTTAATTTTTGCTCCTtgagagaagagaacaacatctccctctcgacaccctcctttcagacagttgcagagagagagaaggtctctcctcagcttcCTGTTACCCAGGAAAAACATCCCCAGAGCCCTCAGCTTCTTTCCAtcccacttgtgctccagatccttcaccagattcgttgcccttctctgaaccccCTCTAGCACCTCCAAGGTCTTTCTTGTCGTGATGGGCCAAAAAGTGAACTGCGGATTCTAGGTACAGCCTCGCCAGCACCAAATACATGGTGATGGTCACTGCCCTCCTCTGGCTGTCCACACCAGTGATGACAcaggccagaatgctgttggccttcatgggcacacgctggctcatgttctgcCAGCTGGTCACCAGTAGCCCAGGCCCTTTTCCAACAGGCAGCTTTACAGCCTGTCTTCCACCAAGCCTCAAGTGTTCCTTGGGGTGGTGGTGACGCAAGTGCAGAacccgacacttggccttgttgaacctcagacaattgccaTCTTATCATCTATCCAGCCACCCCCAGAGCACTGCCGTTGGATCCTCGTCATCAGCTGCAATGATCAATGAACttggcgcccagggagttgccatcaactccggggcCTTCGGCTACGGCTACAGAGGCCTgggcggcttcggaggcctgggttGCTTCGGCGGTagaagggctggatacatctgctaacGGCCCACAGCTTCACACCTGTCGGATGCCACCCACCGCTCTGAAGCTACGGCATGGATTTTGGACTCACCTCTGGATCCTTCTTGGCACGTGGACCTGCTGTCCATGGCTCCTCCTCTAAAGGAGCCAGGGAGATCTTGGTGCTCTAGCAAAATCTATGTCACGGATACAATATCAGCTAATGTTCACCCTCCGTGCAGCTTATACTTGTCACCTTCTATTTGGTGCTCCTGCATTTTCACTATTCTTCTTTTTTCAATAAAGTTgtcttgcatcccagcctgagacatctcactttactttcttctctcaaggctccTCCAACCTCACCCAGCACAAAGCCACTGTTTAGGAAGCAAACTGGATAGGGGGGAAAATGGCCACAGGACCTGTCCCAGGAAATATGTCACCAGTTATACCAGcaagaacacagaccagaatctggGCATCATCCAGAACATGATGAAAGCCCATCACTGTATCAAAGAAAAACTTTGACACAAGAACACTCTCCTCAAAATGCCTGTGGTGAGACCTCCCTATGCCAACACACACTTGACTATCTttcttcctcagcatcactctccGGCTCTACCAGGAGCAGAAAGAAAGAATCATTTAGTATTCAGACTTTTTTCATGGTTTCAGaggtcctgccaagtctgtggtccaacacaggcttcctacagggtcacacCTCCTGTGGGTccacccacctgctccagcatcaggtccTCTATGGGCTCCAGGTGGTTATCTCCTCCACTGTGGACaacccttttctgggaagaaaattgtcctaatatccaatctaaacctctcctggcacagcttgaggccatttcctcttgtcctgtcacttgataCTTGGGAAAGACACTGAATCCtttcctcactacaacctcctttcaggcaggtgcagagagccagaaggtctcccctcacttttcttTGCTCCAGGCTATACCCCTGCCACGtcccaaagtgggtcctccatcacaccCGTGCTCCCAGCTTTTCACAAGTTCCATTCCCCTTCTCTGAAATTGCTTAGGCACCTGGAGATCTTTCTTTttgtcaggggcccaaaactgtaCACACCATTCAAGGTGTGTCCTCACCAGAGCCAAGGACAGGGGATcgtcactgtcctgctcctgctggacacaagccaggacgctggtggctgtCCTGGCCACCtggccacacacactggctcataCTCAGCCACTGTCGaccgacacccccaggtcccttaccaccgggcagcttgccagccactcttccacaaaCCTGGAGCCTTTTTAGGGTTGTGCtgacctaagtgcaggacccgacacttggccttgttgaacctcatgcaactggTCTCAATCCATTaatccaacctgtccaggtccctctgtagagccttcgtAGTGCCAAGTGGCTCAACGCTCctgcctaacttggtgtcatctgcagatgtGCTGAGGgcgcacttgatctcctcatcctgATTAAGAAGAAagtgattaaacagaactggcccaaggactgagccctggggaacacccctTGTGAGTGGCCACCAACCGGATTTAACTCCAGTCACCATAAACCTTTGGGATCAGCCACCCAGCCCGTTTTTCAGCCATCTAGGACTAAGGCTGTCCAAGCCGTGAGCATCCactttctctgggagaaacagtgtTAGCTTGTCTACACACAAACACTGTCTATGTAGCATGAGTAATCTTCTGGAACCTTCTCACACCTTCCAACAGTGTAGCTCCTTCCCTACTAACACCTTGAAACATGAGCCCTGCACACCCACCTCATAAGACAAACACACACCAAGGCCCCCACAGAGCACAACGAGCGCGGAGGGAAAGGCTTAGTGAGATGGAAGCAAGCAGGGCCGAGATCCCATGCCATGGAAGAGACAGTTCCACAAGCCCAGCACAGCTTCAAAGCCCAGATCAGTCTGCCAGTGCTGCAAAGAAATGAGGCCCCCTCAACACAACATAACTGCAAACCACAGGAGTGCCATGGaatgacctcactgatgacacccAACCTCTCCTACCCTCTGACTGCCATCTCTGCCCGCCCTGACTCGTGCCATCAATGCCAACTCTTCGGCCTCTACCGCTCGCACTTCAAAGCTGCCGCACGGCCAAGTGGACACGTTCTAAAGCCAAAAACAAGAAATCGGAGCGTTGCGGGAAGGAAACCACAGCTTCCTCATTCTTGGCCAAcctgtggcatcaaacagctgctggctgcgaaCTGCCGACATGCGCAAAGGCTGTCCTGCCCGTGGGGGACCAgcataaaagccggcccagcgcctctctccctcacacacttctcctggtgccttctcctccctccgcgctcaacaaggtgagcctcaaccccttcccctccttctcctgccccgcctggcccctctcttccagcacgctctgcccccagcctcagcagccctcacgcctccccactgccacgctccccacagccccgcaccagcctccccactccctcgccctcctgcaacaccgctcctcgcacccTCACGCCCTtgcgcttgctcaacagcctctcgtctattccagggcccctccacgctacacacatggcctgctacaacgCCTGCGGCACTgggggacccaccccgctggccaacagctgcaacgagccctgttccctgcagtgccaggactcccgcgtcgtcatccagcctcccgccgtgctggtcaccctgccaggacccatcctcacctcccacccccagagcaccgccgttgGATCCTCCTcgtcggctgccgtgggcaacgaactcggcgcccagggagttgccatcaactccggcgccttcggctacggcAACGGCTATGGCTTCGGGGGCCTGGGCTGGTTCGGCGGCAGAAGGAGCCgctacatctgctaagggccctcgccaacacccctgaTGCCAACCACACACACCCTGGAAGCCACAGCATGGATTGAGGACACGCACCTCTAGGCCCTTGCAGGCACATGCACCTGCTGTCCATGGCTCCTCCTCTCAGGGCACGAAGCGCCGAAACAAGGAAGGGGCCACCCCGGGCTGCCTTCATCACCGGCCGAAggaccttctcttcttctcccacaACTCTCTTTGCACCTTACACTTGCTCTCTTCCACTTGGTACTCCTACCTTTGCACTCTTTTTGGTCCTCAATAAAGttctcttgcatcccagcctgagacgcctcctcttgctttcttctgccatGGTTTGTCCAATCTGACTGACCAAAAAAGCAGGGCTCAAGGGGCCATCATGCTGGTGGGTGGAAAAGGACCAAGAAACTACTCTTAGCAGCTAAGTCTTCAGGAACACCACCCACGTGCATTTGGTGGTCTTTCGGGCTGTCAGACAAGCCAGCCCTTCACTTACCTaaggaaaaggcttggaaagtgtCATCCACTTCTACCCTGGTCTCTCACCCAAGCTCCCCGTGGCAGCACCTACTTTTCCAAATCACTTCCTCAGCACCACTCGCTGCCCATCATGGCAAACAGAATCACTGCGTGCCCAAggaacctctggacatcatctagttcaactccaCCTGCTCAAGCGTCGTCAGCTCAAGCGGGCTGTCCATGCAGTTTCCAGTCAGATGTtcagtatctccaaggacagagactccagtaTCTCTCTGCACAAGCAGATCCACTTCCTGACCACCCTCGCACTGAATAAGCGTTGCCCGCTCCTCTCACAAAATGGCAAGGCTTCTCAGCTTTCTCACTTCACCCTCGGCCTGGccgtgggcaccagtgacaagagTCTCATTCCCTTGTCCTTGTTCCCTTTTGCTTCAGTATTTAGACACACTGATGACATCTACCTATGCTGCCTTGGCTCCTGTattaaaaacctcatctacatgtcttttaactACCACCagacatggtgactccaccgctcccAGAGCACCCTCTTCCAATGCCCGACGACCCTTTCAGGGAGAGACTTTTCTTAATATCCATCTAAACCTCCAAAGGCACTACTTGAAGCCATTTGTTCACCTCTTAGCTCTTgccacctgagagaagagaacatCTCCCTCTCGacaccctcctttcagacagttgcagagagagagagaaggtctctcctcagcctcttgttctccagggaaaacacccccagagccctcagcttctccccatcccacttgtgctccaggtccttcACCAGGttcgttgctcttctctgaaccccCTCCAGCACCACAAAGGTCTTTCTCGTCATGATGGGCCAAAAAGTGAATGCCGCATTCTAGGTGCAGCCTCGCCAAAGACagagggatggtcactgccctcctctgcctctccacaccagtgatgacacaggccagaatgctgttggccttcctgggcacacgctggctcatgttctgcCAGCTGGTCACCAGTAGCCCAGGCCCTTTTCCAACAGGCAGCTTTACAGCCTGTCTTCCACCAAGCCTCTAGAGTTCCCTGGGGTGGTGGTGACGCAGGTGCAGAACCcgacacttgaccttgttgaacctcagacaattgccaTCTTATCATCGATACAGCCAGCCCAGATCCTTCTCTAGAGCATTCTTACTGGCCAGCACATCAGCATTCCTGCCCAACTTGatgtcatcggcaaacttactgagggtgcactccatccccttgtccagatcatgaaGAAAGatatcaaacagaactggccccagcactgagccccaGGGAACACCTCTTGTGAGCGGCCACCCACTGCATTTAACTCCAgtcatcacaactctttgggtccacCCATCCAGCCAGTGTTCTAGCCAGTGTAGCGTATGCCTGTCTAAGGCATGAGCAGCCACTTTCTCGACGAGAAATGATTTCAAAGGCTTTACCAAAATCTTACTACACAGCATACACAAccattccctcatccactaaggtgGGTAAGCTTGGCCATagcaggagatcaggttggtcaagcaggacctgcctttcataaacccatgctgactaggtCTGATGACCTGCTGGTCCTGTCCCTGCCACGTggtggcactcaggatgatctgttccatgaccttacaAAGcaacaaggtcagactgacacatCTGTAATTCCCCAGGTGCTCTTTAGTGACCTTCTTCTAACTTCCGGTCAATAGGGACCTCCCCAGAGAGTCAGGTCTGATGATACATGATGCAAAGTGGCTTGGGGAGCATCTCAGCTAGCTCTCTCACAACTCCTGGGGAgaacccatctggccccatacgcCTGTGTGTGCCAAGTGGTGTaggaggtcaccaaccatttccccttggattcctgGGGCTTTCTCCTATGCCCCATCCCCGTCTTGCAGCTCAGGTAGCTGAGTGCACAGAGAACAGCTGGTTATATGcttagagactgaggcaaaggcGGCATTAAGGCCTTTTCCTTAT from Patagioenas fasciata isolate bPatFas1 chromosome 2, bPatFas1.hap1, whole genome shotgun sequence harbors:
- the LOC136097778 gene encoding feather keratin-like is translated as MRKGCPARPLHATHMACYNACGTGGPTPLANSCNEPCSLQCQDSRVVIQPPAVLVTLPGPILTSHPQSTAVGSSSSAAVGNELGAQGVAINSGAFGYGNGYGFGGLGWFGGRRSRYIC